One window of the Zea mays cultivar B73 chromosome 3, Zm-B73-REFERENCE-NAM-5.0, whole genome shotgun sequence genome contains the following:
- the LOC100277160 gene encoding uncharacterized protein LOC100277160: MGKKIRNTDGTSTPARPMNQAVSLREETSGRTRVDDASLLRVKHLQRLAAWAGPEAGVRPIGALLGRRLAASAEAAGVPLNAATFLCQRCETILKPGFNCTVRIRNKRNKAKRRKKSNCCQNSVSYACHFCGDQNLILGSGKGVVQSLLLSRGHATMNSSHIIVRGNGSNTRAHDKKEVLELSQAAILQVESSSLLRQSTTESDEHGERLNCNLDEQMRETSHIFPEKVRICEATLQAELAPGSSFVTPQKMKPPVVTVAKDSAGLLKTGSGMISGSAIDALSGSSKSASNGSRNNVKYAARDSSQVSGSSRKRARKGWTTLKQMAEKDELERKEKMGNFVIPFFMQ; encoded by the exons ATGGGAAAGAAGATTCGCAACACCGATGGCACCTCGACGCCGGCCAGGCCCATGAATCAGGCCGTGTCGCTCCGCGAGGAGACCTCCGGGAGGACGCGCGTAGACGATGCCTCCCTGCTGAGGGTCAAGCATTTGCAGAGGCTAGCGGCGTGGGCGGGCCCGGAGGCCGGGGTGCGCCCGATCGGCGCGCTGCTGGGGCGCCGCCTCGCCGCGAGCGCCGAGGCCGCCGGAGTACCCCTCAACGCCGCCACTTTCCTTTGCCAGAG GTGTGAGACAATCTTAAAGCCAGGCTTCAACTGCACTGTCCGCATAAGGAACAAGAGAAATAAAGCAAAACGTCGGAAGAAATCAAACTGTTGTCAGAACAGTGTTTCCTATGCATGCCATTTCTGTGGAGATCAGAACCTAATATTGGGTAGTGGGAAGGGTGTTGTTCAGAGCCTGTTACTGTCAAGAGGGCATGCTACCATGAACTCATCCCATATAATTGTGAGAGGAAACGGTAGCAACACAAGAGCACATGATAAGAAAGAAGTGCTTGAGCTTTCTCAAGCAGCAATTTTGCAAGTGGAATCGTCATCTCTGTTGAGGCAGTCGACTACTGAAAGTGACGAGCATGGCGAAAGGTTAAATTGTAATCTTGATGAACAGATGCGTGAAACTAGCCATATTTTTCCTGAGAAGGTTAGGATATGTGAAGCTACTTTGCAAGCAGAACTTGCACCTGGTTCATCATTTGTCACGCCTCAGAAAATGAAACCACCGGTGGTGACTGTTGCAAAAGATTCAGCAGGACTACTCAAGACAGGAAGTGGCATGATTTCTGGCTCAGCCATTGACGCCCTCTCAGGCTCCAGCAAGTCTGCCTCGAATGGCTCTAGAAATAATGTGAAATATGCAGCAAGAGATTCTTCTCAGGTTTCTGGCAGCTCAAGGAAGCGGGCAAGGAAGGGTTGGACAACGCTGAAACAGATGGCTGAGAAGGATGAGCTcgagaggaaggagaagatgggGAATTTTGTAATCCCGTTCTTCATGCAGTAA
- the LOC100272813 gene encoding 3-ketoacyl-CoA synthase 5-like: MAPGSSSSRKAKALKASYRLVADNFLAVLAMVSVVAVLFAAWPISIEDLACRLHAVRPLHVLTAAILTAALAKLRRMSRPSDVYLVEYGCFWPKPCFRAPFATCLEHVRLLPYLVNEDDISWGWRLLQRSGIGEETCVPYAYHYLPPDRSFRASLDETELVIFSAVDDVFARTTAVTPADIGVVIVNCSIFTPTPVFTDMIVNRYKLRADVRSVNLSGMGCSAALISIGLARNMLQVAPPGTHALIVSTEILSSQYYVGMDRSMLLPNCLFRMGAAAMIMSNTAARGARFRLARVVRTVASARDAAYRCVFQVEDEESNTGIRLSKDLVPTAAQTLKSNIVAFGPLVLPASEKLLVALSILRRRLVQSSRGRVYRPDFRTAFEHFCIHAGGRGVIDEVQRGLGLSDEDVEASRMTLHRFGNTSSSSVVYELAYIEAKGSMRKGDRVWMISFGAGFDCSSVAWECIEPAADAAGPWADCIHRYPVQLPKLMEALD; this comes from the coding sequence ATGGCGCCGGGATCGTCGTCGTCTCGTAAGGCCAAGGCCCTCAAGGCATCGTACCGGCTCGTCGCCGACAACTTCCTCGCCGTCCTCGCCATGGTTTCTGTCGTCGCCGTGCTCTTCGCTGCATGGCCGATCAGCATCGAGGACCTTGCCTGCCGGCTGCACGCGGTGCGGCCACTCCACGTCCTCACGGCGGCGATCCTGACGGCGGCCCTCGCGAAGCTGAGGCGCATGAGCCGGCCGAGCGACGTGTATCTCGTGGAGTACGGCTGCTTCTGGCCCAAGCCGTGCTTCCGGGCGCCGTTCGCGACGTGCCTGGAGCACGTGCGGCTCTTGCCGTACCTGGTCAACGAGGACGACATCAGCTGGGGCTGGCGGCTCCTCCAGCGGTCCGGGATCGGCGAGGAGACCTGCGTGCCGTACGCCTACCACTACCTGCCCCCGGACCGCAGCTTTAGGGCCTCCCTGGACGAGACCGAGCTGGTCATCTTCTCCGCCGTCGACGATGTGTTCGCCCGGACGACGGCCGTGACGCCCGCGGACATCGGCGTGGTGATCGTGAACTGCAGCATCTTCACGCCCACGCCGGTGTTCACGGACATGATCGTGAACAGGTACAAGCTGCGCGCCGACGTGCGGAGCGTGAACCTGTCCGGGATGGGGTGCAGCGCGGCGCTCATCTCGATCGGTCTCGCCAGGAACATGCTGCAGGTGGCGCCGCCGGGCACGCACGCGCTGATCGTGTCCACGGAGATCCTCTCGTCGCAGTACTACGTCGGCATGGACCGCTCCATGCTCCTGCCCAACTGCCTCTTCCGCATGGGCGCCGCCGCCATGATCATGTCCAACACCGCGGCCCGAGGCGCGCGGTTCCGGCTCGCCCGCGTCGTGCGCACGGTGGCCTCCGCGCGGGACGCCGCCTACCGGTGCGTGTTCCAGGTGGAGGACGAGGAGAGCAACACGGGGATCCGGCTCTCCAAGGACCTCGTGCCCACTGCCGCCCAGACCCTGAAAAGCAACATCGTCGCCTTCGGGCCCCTGGTCCTGCCTGCCTCGGAGAAGCTCCTCGTCGCTCTGTCCATCCTGAGGCGGAGGCTAGTACAGAGCAGCCGGGGGAGGGTGTACCGCCCGGACTTCCGCACCGCGTTCGAGCACTTCTGCATCCACGCCGGCGGGCGCGGGGTCATCGACGAGGTGCAGCGCGGCCTCGGCCTCTCCGACGAGGACGTGGAGGCGTCGCGGATGACGCTGCACCGGTTCGGGAACACGTCCAGCAGTTCGGTGGTGTACGAGCTGGCGTACATCGAGGCCAAGGGCAGCATGAGGAAGGGAGACCGCGTGTGGATGATCTCCTTCGGCGCCGGCTTCGACTGCAGCAGCGTGGCGTGGGAGTGCATCGAGCCCGCCGCCGACGCTGCTGGGCCGTGGGCCGACTGTATCCACCGCTACCCAGTGCAGCTCCCTAAATTGATGGAGGCCCTTGATTGA